A window of the Bdellovibrio sp. ZAP7 genome harbors these coding sequences:
- a CDS encoding motility protein A: protein MNLSALLGLLMAFSVMIGAMVTSTDKAKIFLDAHAFVIVIGGTIAASLLSFSAKKLLALGKVFFKRTLGKNDDINVAVNEMVDLAKGYRENDNYLRDKHASLKTPFLKEAIGMLNEGAIDTDQMDKILNKRAHNMAHRHEEDAEIFKALAKFPPAFGLLGAVIGIISLMANMGGADAAQKMGPSFAIALVATMYGIAVANFIFLPLGENLAKANRMDQIIRQMVIDGFKLIRDKKHPIVVEESIKSYLLPSERGESANKKAA from the coding sequence ATGAATTTATCAGCACTATTAGGTCTTTTGATGGCCTTCTCGGTTATGATCGGAGCGATGGTCACATCGACTGATAAAGCTAAGATCTTCTTGGATGCGCATGCCTTTGTCATCGTTATCGGTGGTACAATCGCAGCCAGCCTTCTAAGCTTCTCTGCTAAAAAACTCCTGGCACTGGGCAAAGTGTTCTTTAAAAGAACCCTGGGTAAAAATGACGACATCAACGTAGCCGTCAATGAGATGGTGGACCTGGCGAAAGGCTATCGCGAAAACGACAACTATCTTCGCGACAAACACGCGAGCTTAAAAACTCCATTTTTGAAAGAAGCGATCGGCATGTTGAACGAAGGTGCCATCGACACAGATCAAATGGATAAAATCCTGAATAAACGCGCCCACAACATGGCTCACCGTCATGAAGAAGATGCTGAGATCTTTAAAGCTCTGGCAAAGTTCCCTCCTGCCTTCGGTCTATTGGGTGCGGTTATCGGTATCATCTCTTTGATGGCGAACATGGGGGGCGCTGATGCCGCTCAAAAAATGGGCCCTTCGTTTGCGATTGCCTTGGTTGCGACTATGTACGGTATCGCGGTAGCAAACTTTATCTTTTTGCCACTGGGTGAGAACTTGGCAAAAGCCAATCGTATGGATCAAATCATCCGTCAAATGGTGATCGATGGATTTAAATTAATCCGCGATAAAAAGCATCCTATCGTAGTTGAAGAAAGCATTAAGAGTTACCTGCTTCCAAGTGAACGCGGTGAATCTGCGAATAAGAAAGCGGCTTAA
- a CDS encoding flagellar motor protein MotB: MGLRKNNLKAVPVPEEQKPLHERYPELNDDHESQPPIVIKKEEGEGPWIVSYADLMTLLMGFFAMMYSMSKPDVAKLEQAKKANTERFGGHYEEPYKDLENALKKTLKANGLEKQVQIESGYDGVTMTFTGTLFFESGDFHVKEEAVNIVNKLAGTIQKDAKGYNIKIEGHTDSAPISHPIIASNWELSGLRAARIAQLFETNGFARKQLSMIGMGDTKPIVPNENTDGTPNLENRSKNRRVVIKVFKEVTE, encoded by the coding sequence ATGGGTTTGCGTAAGAATAACCTTAAAGCGGTGCCAGTGCCGGAAGAGCAAAAACCTCTTCACGAGCGCTATCCGGAACTCAATGATGATCATGAGTCCCAACCGCCGATTGTTATCAAAAAAGAAGAGGGCGAGGGTCCTTGGATCGTCAGTTACGCTGACTTGATGACATTGCTGATGGGTTTCTTTGCGATGATGTACTCGATGTCAAAGCCCGACGTCGCAAAATTGGAACAAGCTAAGAAAGCCAACACGGAAAGATTCGGCGGCCATTACGAAGAGCCTTACAAGGATTTAGAAAACGCCTTGAAGAAAACTTTGAAAGCCAACGGACTTGAAAAACAAGTGCAAATTGAATCCGGTTACGATGGCGTGACAATGACTTTCACAGGCACTCTGTTCTTTGAAAGTGGTGACTTCCACGTTAAGGAAGAAGCCGTCAACATCGTCAACAAATTGGCTGGCACCATTCAAAAAGACGCCAAAGGTTATAACATCAAAATCGAAGGCCATACGGACAGCGCACCCATCTCCCACCCTATTATCGCAAGTAACTGGGAACTTTCGGGACTTCGTGCCGCCCGTATCGCTCAGCTTTTTGAAACCAATGGTTTTGCAAGAAAACAGCTTTCGATGATTGGCATGGGTGATACCAAGCCGATTGTTCCGAATGAAAATACGGACGGCACTCCGAATCTGGAAAACCGATCCAAGAATCGCCGGGTTGTGATTAAGGTCTTTAAAGAAGTAACAGAATAA
- a CDS encoding intradiol ring-cleavage dioxygenase, translating into MCDDAPKFNGMQRRQLLVALLGTGATMLLAGCSQTGFSPLTSSSDGTDSSDGSSGTTGGSCVQSATETNGPFPADGSNAAGDGTSTRLDKVYTGSPIIRRDITESIAGVPLTLNISLQNVRNSCATIPNYYIYIWHCTPTGQYSAYTASNNGGSHSSLESYFRGIQQTDSNGEVTFTTIYPGWYTGRAIHIHAEVYAGLDDASPIKITQFAFPMSINKAVAAQTTYGYKGTSGMMDNSSDGIFRDGTSTEMLTVASNSSTGGYTASIAVRVSV; encoded by the coding sequence ATGTGCGACGACGCACCAAAGTTTAATGGAATGCAAAGACGTCAACTCCTTGTTGCCCTTTTAGGGACAGGAGCAACTATGCTGCTTGCAGGATGCAGTCAGACTGGTTTTAGCCCTTTAACTTCTTCATCGGATGGAACAGATTCCAGCGATGGCAGTAGCGGCACCACGGGTGGTTCCTGCGTGCAAAGTGCAACAGAAACAAATGGTCCCTTCCCCGCCGACGGCAGTAATGCCGCAGGTGACGGCACCTCCACCCGCCTGGATAAAGTTTACACCGGCTCGCCCATCATCCGCCGCGATATCACGGAAAGCATTGCGGGAGTCCCACTTACTTTGAATATATCATTGCAGAATGTGCGCAACAGCTGTGCGACGATTCCGAATTATTATATTTATATCTGGCACTGCACTCCGACGGGTCAGTACTCAGCCTACACGGCGTCTAATAATGGCGGCTCGCACTCTAGTTTAGAGTCTTATTTCCGGGGAATTCAGCAAACCGATTCCAATGGTGAGGTGACCTTCACCACGATTTATCCGGGTTGGTACACGGGCCGCGCGATACATATTCACGCGGAAGTGTATGCGGGACTTGATGATGCCTCTCCCATTAAGATCACGCAGTTCGCATTTCCCATGAGTATTAATAAAGCGGTCGCCGCGCAAACGACCTATGGCTACAAAGGAACCTCAGGAATGATGGACAATTCATCAGATGGAATCTTTAGAGACGGCACCAGCACCGAGATGCTGACCGTCGCCTCAAACTCATCAACCGGCGGTTACACTGCCTCAATTGCAGTCAGAGTGTCCGTATAA
- a CDS encoding bifunctional 2-methylcitrate synthase/citrate synthase yields MAEYINPDYVPEPEKMNVKKGLDGVVMDTSSVSKVNPHTNSLIYRGYPVQDLAENCSFEEVAYLMYNGELPNKTQLADFTKKERANRDITATLLNVIKSLPQKCHPMDSIRTAVSFMGAEDPRIWDSSPATNLDKAMMLLAKIPTAVAADYRFKKGLDFIPPKADLTMAENFFHMCFGKVPQKEVVKAFDVSLILYAEHSFNASTFTARVVTSTQSDIYSATVAGIGALKGPLHGGANEMVMHMMKEIADPAKAEQWMIDALAQKKKVMGFGHRVYRSGDSRVPTMKKYAQVMADVTGEQKWMQMYTALEKVMVDKKKIYPNLDFPAGPAYYMMGFEIDFFTPIFVMARTTGWSAHIMEQAADNRIIRPLSEYVGAEQRKVVPLSERN; encoded by the coding sequence ATGGCTGAATATATCAATCCAGATTACGTTCCAGAACCAGAGAAAATGAACGTAAAAAAAGGTCTTGATGGCGTGGTAATGGATACATCTTCTGTATCTAAAGTGAATCCACACACAAACTCTTTGATCTACCGCGGTTACCCAGTTCAAGACTTGGCTGAAAACTGCTCTTTCGAAGAAGTTGCATACCTAATGTACAATGGCGAGTTGCCAAACAAAACTCAACTTGCTGACTTCACTAAAAAAGAACGCGCAAACCGCGACATCACTGCAACTTTGTTGAACGTGATCAAATCACTTCCACAAAAATGTCACCCGATGGATTCTATCCGTACGGCAGTGTCTTTCATGGGTGCTGAAGACCCTCGTATCTGGGATTCTTCTCCAGCGACGAACTTGGACAAAGCGATGATGTTGTTGGCGAAAATCCCAACTGCTGTTGCTGCTGACTACCGTTTCAAAAAAGGTTTGGATTTCATTCCTCCAAAAGCTGATTTGACGATGGCTGAAAACTTCTTCCACATGTGCTTTGGTAAAGTACCTCAAAAAGAAGTTGTTAAAGCATTCGACGTTTCTTTGATCCTTTACGCTGAACACAGCTTCAATGCTTCCACTTTCACAGCACGTGTTGTGACTTCAACTCAATCTGATATCTACTCTGCAACAGTAGCTGGTATCGGGGCGCTTAAAGGTCCTTTGCACGGTGGTGCGAATGAAATGGTTATGCATATGATGAAAGAAATCGCTGATCCTGCAAAAGCAGAACAGTGGATGATCGATGCATTGGCACAAAAGAAAAAAGTTATGGGCTTCGGTCACCGCGTTTACCGCTCTGGCGACTCTCGCGTTCCGACAATGAAAAAGTACGCTCAAGTTATGGCTGACGTAACTGGCGAACAAAAATGGATGCAAATGTACACTGCTTTGGAAAAAGTTATGGTAGATAAAAAGAAAATCTACCCTAACCTGGATTTCCCAGCAGGTCCTGCATACTACATGATGGGCTTCGAGATCGACTTCTTTACTCCGATCTTCGTTATGGCTCGTACAACTGGCTGGTCTGCACACATCATGGAACAAGCAGCTGACAACCGCATCATCCGTCCTCTATCTGAGTACGTAGGTGCGGAACAACGTAAAGTTGTACCTTTGTCAGAAAGAAACTAG